A DNA window from Pseudodesulfovibrio thermohalotolerans contains the following coding sequences:
- a CDS encoding ABC transporter permease: MLKIRKRDEPWKWGALVVFLGALLFSLAISGLLLEGQGKDAFYGLTVLWQGSFGSLWSLEDVLLKAIPLFLCSLGVAVAFRMQLWNIGAEGQFALGAIGATWMALSFPDLPRFVLLPLMFVMAFILGGAWALIPAFLKLKLRVNEIISTLMLNYIAILLLDYLVFGVWKDPASFGFPMTPEFTEGAIIPGIGGSRVHWGIFFCVAVGVGLWAFMRFTRLGFELKASGEGARVARYAKIHYGMLVLFVMGLSGGFAGWAGCVETSAILNRLQPSLMVGYGYTAIVVAWLARLEPLNIAFASFLLAALRVGVENMQLKLQIPAAFGTIMEGVILLTVLAGQFFLTYKLVRKPRQE; encoded by the coding sequence GTGCTGAAGATAAGAAAAAGAGATGAACCCTGGAAGTGGGGCGCCCTGGTTGTTTTCCTGGGCGCCCTGCTCTTTTCCCTCGCGATCAGCGGCCTGCTTCTCGAAGGGCAGGGCAAGGACGCGTTCTACGGCCTGACCGTGCTCTGGCAGGGCAGCTTCGGCAGCCTTTGGTCCCTGGAGGACGTGCTCCTCAAGGCCATTCCCCTTTTCCTGTGTTCGCTGGGCGTGGCCGTGGCCTTTCGTATGCAGTTGTGGAACATCGGGGCCGAAGGGCAGTTCGCCCTAGGAGCCATCGGGGCCACTTGGATGGCTTTGTCGTTCCCTGATCTGCCGAGATTTGTCCTGCTGCCGCTCATGTTCGTCATGGCCTTCATTCTGGGCGGAGCCTGGGCGCTGATTCCGGCCTTCCTCAAGCTGAAGCTCCGGGTCAACGAGATCATTTCCACCCTGATGCTCAACTACATCGCCATCCTGCTCCTCGACTATCTGGTCTTCGGCGTGTGGAAGGACCCCGCGAGCTTCGGTTTCCCCATGACTCCCGAATTTACCGAAGGCGCGATCATTCCCGGTATCGGCGGCAGCCGCGTGCACTGGGGCATATTTTTTTGCGTGGCCGTGGGCGTCGGTCTGTGGGCGTTCATGCGCTTCACCCGGCTCGGATTCGAGCTCAAGGCCAGCGGCGAGGGCGCGCGCGTGGCCCGCTACGCCAAGATTCATTACGGTATGCTTGTTCTGTTCGTCATGGGGCTGTCCGGCGGTTTTGCAGGCTGGGCGGGGTGCGTGGAGACCTCGGCCATTCTCAATCGGCTTCAGCCCTCGCTCATGGTCGGCTACGGCTATACCGCCATCGTGGTGGCCTGGCTGGCGCGCCTGGAGCCGTTGAACATCGCTTTCGCCTCCTTTCTCCTGGCCGCTCTCAGGGTGGGCGTCGAGAACATGCAGCTCAAGCTTCAGATTCCGGCCGCCTTCGGAACCATCATGGAAGGCGTCATTCTTCTCACCGTTCTGGCCGGACAGTTCTTCCTGACCTACAAGCTGGTCCGCAAACCGAGGCAGGAGTAA
- a CDS encoding BMP family ABC transporter substrate-binding protein, whose translation MKKLLKLIGISAALLMALSLFACGEAPQQEKKAEEPAKTEEAQAPAEAPKVVKAGFIYVSPVGDAGYSFAHDIGRQAVEALPFATTKFAESVPEGADSERVIRNMAREGMDIIFATSFGYMDPVMKVAKEFPDTKFMHCSGFKKGPNVNNYFGRIYQARYLTGLVAGSMTKSNEIGYVAAFPIPEVIRGINAFTIGVREVNPEAQVRVVWTKTWYDPALEKDAAKSLLDAGCDVITQHQDSPAPQEAAQEAGAYCIGYNTDMASFAPKANLTSAIWNWGPMYVKTVEEVRDGTWQGDKSTWGSLQDGVVDIAPLGAMVPDDVKSMVNAKRDELKSGKDVIFAGPVKNQAGEVVFAEGTAPDDAALLGMDWFVEGVVGTTN comes from the coding sequence ATGAAGAAACTGCTGAAACTGATTGGAATATCTGCGGCGCTGCTGATGGCGCTTTCCCTTTTCGCCTGCGGTGAAGCTCCGCAGCAGGAAAAGAAGGCAGAGGAACCCGCCAAGACCGAGGAAGCCCAGGCTCCCGCTGAAGCGCCCAAGGTCGTCAAGGCCGGATTCATTTACGTCTCTCCCGTGGGCGACGCCGGTTACTCCTTTGCTCACGACATTGGTCGTCAGGCCGTGGAAGCGCTGCCCTTCGCCACCACCAAGTTCGCCGAGTCGGTTCCCGAAGGTGCGGACTCCGAGCGCGTCATCCGCAACATGGCCCGCGAAGGCATGGACATCATTTTCGCCACCAGCTTCGGCTACATGGACCCGGTCATGAAGGTCGCCAAGGAATTTCCTGACACCAAATTCATGCACTGCTCCGGCTTCAAGAAAGGTCCCAACGTCAATAATTATTTCGGCCGCATCTATCAGGCCCGCTACCTGACCGGCCTGGTCGCCGGTTCCATGACCAAGTCCAATGAAATCGGCTATGTGGCTGCTTTCCCCATCCCCGAAGTCATTCGCGGCATCAACGCCTTCACCATCGGCGTGCGCGAAGTGAACCCCGAGGCTCAGGTCCGCGTTGTCTGGACCAAGACCTGGTATGATCCGGCGCTGGAGAAGGACGCCGCCAAATCCCTGCTCGACGCCGGTTGCGACGTCATCACCCAGCACCAGGATTCCCCGGCTCCGCAGGAAGCGGCCCAGGAAGCGGGCGCCTACTGCATTGGCTACAACACCGACATGGCTTCCTTCGCTCCCAAGGCCAACCTGACCTCCGCCATCTGGAACTGGGGTCCGATGTACGTGAAGACCGTTGAAGAGGTTCGCGACGGCACCTGGCAGGGCGACAAGTCCACCTGGGGCTCCCTGCAGGACGGCGTGGTCGATATCGCTCCCCTGGGTGCCATGGTTCCGGACGACGTGAAGTCCATGGTCAATGCCAAGCGGGACGAGCTCAAATCCGGCAAGGACGTCATCTTCGCGGGCCCCGTCAAGAATCAGGCCGGTGAAGTGGTCTTCGCCGAGGGTACCGCCCCCGATGATGCCGCGCTGCTCGGCATGGACTGGTTCGTTGAAGGCGTGGTCGGCACCACCAACTAG
- the gpt gene encoding xanthine phosphoribosyltransferase, whose product MVDKSRYQKMFPVSWEQLHRDCRALSWRLVERGPWKGILAITRGGLVPAAIIARELDIHLIDTICLSSYNWKDQGEANILKEVDCDGEGWLLIDDLVDTGKTAKIARDMVPKAHFATVYAKPEGRPTVDTFITEVSQDTWILFPWDAGTQFVEPIVQVNE is encoded by the coding sequence ATGGTCGACAAGAGCCGATATCAGAAGATGTTTCCCGTTTCCTGGGAGCAACTGCACCGCGATTGCCGGGCGTTGTCCTGGCGGCTGGTGGAAAGGGGCCCGTGGAAGGGCATCCTGGCCATCACGCGCGGCGGGTTGGTTCCCGCCGCCATTATCGCCCGTGAGCTGGACATTCACCTCATCGACACCATTTGCCTGTCCTCTTATAATTGGAAGGATCAGGGCGAGGCCAATATCCTCAAGGAAGTGGATTGCGACGGCGAGGGCTGGTTGCTCATCGACGACCTGGTGGACACCGGCAAGACCGCCAAGATCGCCCGCGACATGGTGCCCAAAGCGCATTTCGCCACGGTTTACGCCAAGCCGGAAGGCCGCCCCACGGTGGACACCTTCATCACCGAGGTCAGCCAGGATACCTGGATACTGTTTCCATGGGATGCCGGTACACAGTTCGTGGAACCTATTGTCCAGGTCAATGAATAG
- a CDS encoding glucokinase has protein sequence MAKILAADIGGTNSRFALFEAHGDGLEMLESIWLETHGARTFPELVEQLWESEFPAVPGGFEAAVLAPAGAVYHGVTCPNLPNAPWGIDLREVDFGTPAVRLINDFSAQAFACRTSAVDDALVIQEGGPVEGETIGVIGAGTGLGYSALLQTGGTWMALPSEGGHMAFPFVGKDEAEYAEFNRVEGGRNWPEGDSVVTGLGLSLLHRYLTGEDLTPKEISAKLVPESETTVWYARFYARACRNWAIGLMTTGGLFITGGVAAKNPMFVQVPEFMVEFHNSHVYQEFLHSIPIRLNGNEASGLFGAAFYGAQMLAERGKGV, from the coding sequence ATGGCCAAGATTCTGGCCGCCGACATCGGCGGCACCAACAGTCGGTTTGCCTTGTTCGAGGCGCATGGCGACGGGCTTGAGATGCTGGAGTCCATCTGGCTCGAAACCCATGGGGCGCGGACATTTCCGGAACTCGTCGAACAGCTTTGGGAGAGCGAGTTCCCGGCTGTTCCCGGCGGCTTCGAAGCCGCTGTACTGGCCCCGGCAGGGGCCGTGTACCATGGCGTTACTTGTCCAAACCTGCCCAACGCTCCCTGGGGCATCGATCTCCGGGAAGTTGATTTCGGCACGCCCGCCGTGCGCCTCATCAATGATTTCTCCGCCCAGGCGTTCGCCTGTCGGACGAGCGCGGTGGACGATGCCCTGGTCATTCAGGAAGGGGGGCCCGTGGAGGGCGAGACCATCGGCGTTATCGGGGCTGGAACCGGGCTGGGCTATTCAGCTTTGCTTCAGACCGGCGGGACGTGGATGGCCTTGCCTTCTGAAGGCGGACATATGGCTTTTCCGTTTGTCGGGAAAGATGAGGCCGAGTACGCAGAATTCAATCGCGTCGAGGGCGGGCGAAACTGGCCGGAAGGGGATTCCGTGGTCACCGGGCTCGGACTTAGTCTGCTGCACCGCTATTTGACCGGCGAGGATCTGACGCCGAAGGAAATATCCGCCAAACTCGTTCCGGAGAGTGAAACCACCGTATGGTACGCCCGATTTTACGCCCGGGCGTGCCGAAACTGGGCCATCGGGCTCATGACCACCGGCGGGTTATTCATAACGGGCGGGGTGGCGGCCAAGAACCCCATGTTCGTGCAGGTGCCGGAATTCATGGTGGAATTTCACAACTCCCATGTTTATCAAGAATTTCTTCATTCCATTCCGATTCGGCTCAATGGTAACGAAGCGAGCGGCCTGTTCGGCGCGGCCTTTTACGGTGCGCAGATGCTGGCGGAACGCGGCAAGGGCGTATGA
- a CDS encoding motility protein A, producing MGRKNIIGVALSLAVFVCSFMLTGAAGAYFNIAAFLVVASGLAAAMLISYPVQHVKNAFDVARAVYANGRTTAEEIVDTLLDLSVKSKVDGVLSLERSANKATSAFLKSGLCLLVDNYKEEEIRECLNAEMAFFNLRRQQSERFFQTLARTAPAFGVAGSVIGLIGLLMGINDTAVILKNIPVAFISTLYGLILSHLVFAPIAENINYSTRAELLNQKLVMEGIVAISKEQNSYKLERKLASFLSPAEREGKTETLRRITRKYVQKKNRPVDLTDMPGGDEDGELRKTTEAA from the coding sequence ATGGGCAGAAAAAATATTATCGGCGTAGCCCTGAGTCTGGCCGTTTTTGTATGCAGCTTCATGCTCACCGGAGCGGCCGGGGCGTATTTCAATATTGCGGCTTTTCTTGTGGTCGCATCCGGGCTGGCCGCGGCCATGCTCATCAGCTACCCCGTTCAGCACGTGAAAAACGCTTTTGATGTCGCTCGCGCCGTATACGCCAACGGGCGTACCACGGCCGAGGAGATTGTCGATACGCTGCTTGATCTGTCGGTCAAATCCAAGGTGGACGGAGTGCTCTCCCTGGAGCGGTCCGCCAACAAGGCGACCAGCGCTTTTTTGAAGAGCGGGCTGTGCCTGCTGGTGGATAATTATAAGGAAGAAGAGATTCGTGAATGCCTCAACGCTGAGATGGCCTTCTTCAACCTGCGCCGCCAACAGTCCGAGCGATTTTTCCAGACCCTGGCCCGCACGGCTCCGGCCTTCGGCGTGGCCGGTTCGGTCATAGGGCTTATCGGCTTGCTCATGGGGATCAACGATACCGCCGTAATCCTGAAGAATATCCCGGTGGCGTTCATCTCCACCCTGTACGGTCTTATCCTGTCTCATCTCGTGTTTGCGCCCATTGCGGAAAACATTAATTATTCCACCAGGGCCGAGCTGCTCAATCAGAAGCTCGTCATGGAGGGCATCGTGGCCATCAGCAAGGAGCAGAACTCCTACAAGCTGGAACGCAAACTCGCTTCGTTTCTTTCCCCGGCCGAACGGGAGGGCAAGACCGAAACACTGCGCCGTATCACTCGCAAATACGTGCAGAAGAAAAACCGCCCGGTGGACCTGACCGACATGCCCGGCGGAGATGAAGACGGCGAACTCCGCAAAACAACGGAAGCGGCCTGA
- a CDS encoding OmpA/MotB family protein: MNSKDLQGFTSFHQMDGADPSRGANDWAVPWSDLMMVMFVLFAVLFIYASNRQDVKILFSRQSAEQAQSASALDPLIGLIGQIASRAETGGSSDVVRMPENEVLYRSRANGITVVREAPGQVRATLRGDLFFDVNSGQLKPESAVYLDEIGEVVRLSPGMVHVIGFADQSEAEGVRSFILSSERAADVAGRLIARLGIDPKRLVISGRGAYQPELPETSAANQTLNRRVEIVISNN; this comes from the coding sequence ATGAATTCGAAAGACCTACAGGGATTCACCTCGTTTCACCAGATGGACGGCGCGGACCCGAGCCGGGGGGCCAATGATTGGGCTGTGCCGTGGTCGGATTTGATGATGGTCATGTTCGTCTTGTTCGCCGTGTTGTTTATCTATGCGAGCAACCGGCAGGACGTGAAAATCCTGTTCAGCCGCCAATCCGCTGAACAGGCCCAGTCGGCCAGCGCCCTGGACCCGCTCATCGGGCTCATTGGGCAGATCGCCAGCCGGGCCGAGACGGGCGGATCGTCGGATGTGGTCCGTATGCCTGAAAACGAGGTCCTGTACCGATCCCGGGCCAACGGCATCACCGTGGTCCGTGAGGCCCCGGGACAGGTGCGCGCGACCTTGCGCGGCGATCTTTTCTTCGACGTCAATTCAGGACAGCTCAAACCCGAGTCGGCCGTCTATCTCGACGAGATTGGCGAAGTGGTTCGCCTGAGTCCGGGCATGGTGCACGTCATCGGATTCGCGGATCAAAGCGAGGCGGAAGGGGTGAGGAGCTTCATCCTGTCGTCCGAACGGGCGGCCGATGTGGCGGGCCGTCTCATCGCGAGGCTCGGCATCGATCCGAAACGGTTGGTCATATCGGGCCGGGGGGCGTACCAGCCCGAACTGCCCGAAACCTCGGCAGCCAACCAGACCCTGAACCGCCGGGTCGAAATCGTCATTTCCAACAATTGA
- a CDS encoding Maf family protein has protein sequence MTKTGPFINRSPIVLASGSPRRRELLSDLGLTLDVHPSPLEEPAPKPDESPADYVLRMAELKTLDVAGKFRGATVIGADTAVVLGNRIMGKPRSKLDALDMLEALSGETHQVVTGFCVVLPDGAILSEAVSTDVDMRVSTEDELMSYIETGEPMDKAGAYAIQGVGTFLVTAIRGSYTNVVGLPVARLFEVLTKYGIVTPGNL, from the coding sequence ATGACAAAAACAGGCCCATTCATCAATCGATCGCCCATCGTCCTGGCCTCGGGTTCGCCCCGACGGCGCGAACTCCTCTCCGACCTCGGACTGACTTTAGACGTCCACCCCAGCCCGCTTGAGGAGCCGGCCCCCAAACCGGACGAATCGCCCGCCGACTATGTCCTCCGCATGGCGGAATTGAAGACTTTGGATGTGGCCGGGAAATTCCGGGGCGCAACTGTGATCGGCGCGGACACCGCCGTGGTCCTGGGCAACCGCATAATGGGCAAGCCGCGCTCCAAGCTCGACGCGCTGGACATGCTGGAAGCGCTGTCCGGCGAAACGCATCAGGTGGTCACCGGATTCTGCGTGGTCCTGCCCGATGGCGCAATCCTGTCCGAAGCGGTGAGCACGGATGTGGACATGCGCGTCTCCACCGAAGACGAGTTGATGAGCTACATTGAAACCGGCGAGCCCATGGACAAGGCCGGAGCCTACGCCATTCAGGGCGTGGGAACCTTTCTGGTCACCGCCATACGCGGCTCGTACACCAACGTGGTCGGTCTGCCCGTGGCACGGCTTTTTGAGGTACTGACAAAATACGGCATCGTGACGCCGGGGAATTTGTAA
- a CDS encoding class I SAM-dependent methyltransferase, translating into MDAMPKAAGKSSFGHIDQDLVFDSIIVGLRATYLDLGCGAGMYALPLARRLKAGSLIYALDLWEEGIAALAESARREGLGNIQPMVADISQPLHLEAGAIDAAYMATVLHDLPESVRPGLMAEVNRVLVPGGRFSLIEFKKLDHGPGPSMGKRIGLENADLLVEPFGFVQESVADLGEFTYLVRYIKP; encoded by the coding sequence ATGGACGCCATGCCAAAAGCCGCCGGTAAGAGCAGTTTCGGCCACATCGATCAGGACCTCGTTTTCGACAGCATAATTGTCGGCCTCAGGGCCACGTACCTTGATCTCGGTTGCGGCGCGGGGATGTATGCCTTGCCCTTGGCCCGTAGGTTGAAGGCCGGTTCCCTGATATACGCATTGGACCTTTGGGAGGAGGGCATAGCCGCCCTGGCCGAGTCCGCCCGACGGGAAGGGCTGGGGAATATTCAACCCATGGTGGCAGATATCTCGCAGCCGCTTCACCTGGAGGCCGGGGCCATTGACGCCGCGTATATGGCAACCGTGCTGCATGACCTGCCGGAATCCGTCAGACCGGGACTCATGGCCGAAGTGAATCGGGTGCTTGTGCCGGGAGGACGCTTTTCGCTCATCGAATTCAAGAAACTCGACCACGGCCCCGGCCCGTCCATGGGCAAGCGAATCGGCCTCGAGAACGCTGATCTATTGGTCGAGCCTTTCGGTTTCGTTCAGGAAAGTGTGGCCGATTTAGGCGAATTTACCTATCTCGTCCGGTACATCAAGCCATAG
- a CDS encoding GNAT family N-acetyltransferase, whose amino-acid sequence MQPATEQDLPRIVDIYNSTVATRISTADTEEVSVESKVAWFRSHTPARPILVERISDKVAAWVSFESFYGRPAYDHTAEISIYIAPEHRRQGLGGRLLKEVLAMTPALGIKTVLGYIFSHNEGSIRLFKSFGFEEWGRFPDIAEMDGREYSLSILGKRVNP is encoded by the coding sequence ATGCAGCCCGCTACGGAACAGGACCTCCCGAGAATCGTCGACATCTACAATTCCACGGTTGCCACGCGCATTTCCACCGCCGACACCGAGGAAGTCTCGGTCGAGTCCAAAGTGGCCTGGTTCCGCTCCCACACTCCCGCCAGACCCATACTTGTGGAGCGCATCAGCGACAAAGTAGCGGCATGGGTCAGCTTCGAGTCATTTTACGGCCGTCCGGCCTATGACCACACTGCGGAAATAAGCATCTACATCGCTCCTGAGCATCGACGGCAGGGACTGGGCGGCAGGCTTCTCAAGGAGGTCTTGGCCATGACACCGGCTTTGGGCATCAAGACCGTGCTCGGCTACATTTTTTCGCACAACGAGGGTTCCATTCGCCTCTTCAAATCCTTCGGTTTCGAGGAGTGGGGCAGATTCCCCGACATCGCCGAGATGGATGGCCGGGAATATAGCCTGTCCATTCTGGGCAAACGGGTCAACCCATAA
- a CDS encoding phosphatidylglycerophosphatase A family protein, producing MSTSNPLDKLAAAVATLGPVGHFPKAPGTWGSLAAVVAAPWLFLTLSLPLRAAALALVFFVGTWACGRAEIVMGKKDPGCVVVDELFGQWLTLIFFTAMPIWYLPAAFVLFRIFDILKPWPVKWAENAFPGGYGVMLDDGVAGLYAMGCLHLLAYFVSMIG from the coding sequence ATGTCCACATCCAATCCTCTCGACAAACTGGCTGCCGCAGTGGCCACGCTCGGCCCGGTGGGCCACTTCCCCAAAGCCCCCGGCACCTGGGGTTCCCTTGCGGCCGTAGTGGCCGCGCCCTGGCTTTTCCTGACTCTGTCCCTGCCGTTGCGTGCGGCCGCCCTCGCCCTTGTCTTTTTTGTCGGCACCTGGGCCTGTGGACGGGCGGAAATCGTTATGGGAAAAAAGGACCCCGGCTGCGTGGTCGTCGACGAACTTTTCGGCCAGTGGCTCACCCTGATCTTCTTCACGGCCATGCCCATCTGGTACCTGCCCGCTGCCTTCGTCCTGTTCCGCATCTTCGACATCCTCAAGCCGTGGCCCGTCAAATGGGCGGAAAACGCCTTCCCGGGCGGCTACGGAGTCATGCTGGATGACGGCGTGGCCGGACTTTATGCCATGGGCTGCCTCCATCTTCTGGCCTACTTCGTCTCGATGATCGGCTAA
- the pal gene encoding peptidoglycan-associated lipoprotein Pal, protein MKIKWYVGMVALMAVSLLLFAGCAKKSTTTEPAPSQVEVKDDTQWTPPVQEEPVVDEATLAAEAQARAKAEAVEELTNVTIHFAFNSYDLSEEARSTLAQKANILRKFKDVNVVIEGHCDERGTEEYNLALGERRARAAYEHLVILGVEPERMKIVSFGEEYPVDPGHNETAWAKNRRDEFIVK, encoded by the coding sequence ATGAAAATCAAATGGTATGTCGGTATGGTGGCCCTTATGGCCGTGTCCCTTCTTCTTTTTGCCGGGTGTGCAAAGAAATCCACAACCACGGAACCTGCCCCGAGCCAGGTCGAAGTGAAGGATGATACCCAGTGGACTCCGCCCGTTCAGGAGGAGCCTGTTGTCGACGAGGCCACATTGGCCGCAGAAGCGCAGGCCCGCGCTAAAGCCGAGGCTGTTGAAGAGCTGACCAACGTGACCATCCATTTCGCCTTCAATTCCTATGACCTCAGCGAAGAAGCGCGTTCCACCCTTGCCCAGAAGGCCAACATTCTGCGTAAATTCAAGGACGTCAATGTGGTTATCGAAGGTCACTGCGACGAACGCGGCACCGAGGAATACAACCTCGCTCTGGGCGAGCGCCGTGCCCGTGCCGCCTATGAACATCTGGTTATTCTTGGCGTGGAGCCCGAACGCATGAAGATCGTCAGCTTCGGCGAAGAATACCCGGTCGATCCCGGTCATAACGAGACCGCCTGGGCCAAGAACCGCCGCGACGAGTTCATAGTCAAATAG
- a CDS encoding protein tolB gives MKRITTFFVLIALVCLAASTALAQGPLTVDIHGPGQRMVNITLLPPKGLDGNPVPEAAAKEFEELVKNNLAYIPFLKLVSVGELLGGDPSRGVSAQDIDFKPFQLARVDLCMTTGWNGQYIEARVFETFSGRRVVGKAYRDVGDKLPMVADRFCSAFLEALTGKKGFFDSPIAFVKQDGKVKEIYTVLPQGRGLRQISDLGGFNLSPAWSAEGDEIAFTHIGDDRHELCIYDSNTQKIRRFAKGLGDTVISPVYGPDDVLYLSLNLNGTTNIYELSKSYKIGKKLAASPYIDVSPSFDRTASKMAFTSGRAGNPHIYLLDMKTGQVRRVTTTGKYNTHPCLSPDGRYVAYTHQTSNGHRIFLHDLETGREKQLTFGPGNDEYPAFGPDGYFVAFASSRTGEYQLYLTTRHGDKPRKISTGKGAAFAPAWDTSMQW, from the coding sequence ATGAAACGGATAACGACCTTTTTTGTCTTGATTGCACTCGTCTGCCTCGCGGCTTCGACCGCTTTGGCGCAAGGCCCCCTGACCGTGGATATTCATGGCCCGGGCCAGCGCATGGTCAACATTACCTTGCTTCCGCCCAAGGGGCTTGACGGGAATCCTGTTCCCGAGGCCGCGGCCAAGGAATTCGAGGAGTTGGTGAAAAACAACCTCGCCTACATCCCGTTTCTGAAGCTGGTTTCCGTGGGAGAGCTTCTTGGAGGCGATCCGAGCCGGGGCGTGAGTGCCCAGGATATCGACTTCAAGCCGTTTCAGCTCGCTCGCGTCGACCTGTGCATGACCACTGGCTGGAACGGTCAGTATATCGAAGCGCGGGTGTTCGAGACGTTCAGCGGACGCCGGGTGGTGGGCAAAGCCTATCGCGATGTGGGCGACAAGCTTCCCATGGTGGCCGACAGGTTTTGCTCGGCGTTTCTGGAAGCTCTGACCGGCAAGAAGGGATTCTTTGATTCGCCTATCGCCTTCGTCAAGCAGGACGGCAAGGTCAAGGAGATCTACACCGTTTTGCCGCAGGGCAGGGGGCTTCGCCAGATTTCCGATCTGGGCGGCTTCAACCTTAGCCCTGCATGGTCCGCCGAGGGCGATGAAATCGCCTTTACCCACATCGGGGACGATCGCCACGAACTGTGCATCTACGACAGCAATACGCAGAAAATCCGCCGCTTCGCAAAGGGCTTGGGCGACACGGTCATCAGCCCGGTCTACGGCCCGGACGATGTGCTCTACCTTTCCCTCAATCTGAATGGGACCACGAACATCTACGAGTTGAGCAAGTCCTACAAGATCGGCAAAAAGCTGGCGGCCAGTCCTTATATCGATGTCTCGCCCAGCTTTGACCGTACCGCCTCCAAGATGGCCTTCACCTCCGGCAGGGCCGGAAATCCGCACATTTATCTTCTGGACATGAAGACCGGGCAGGTCCGGCGCGTGACCACGACGGGCAAGTACAACACCCATCCCTGCCTGAGCCCTGATGGCCGGTATGTGGCCTACACCCATCAAACCAGCAATGGGCACCGTATCTTCCTGCACGACCTGGAAACCGGCAGGGAGAAGCAGTTGACCTTCGGCCCCGGAAACGACGAGTACCCCGCCTTCGGCCCGGATGGCTACTTTGTGGCATTCGCCTCCAGCAGGACCGGAGAATATCAGCTTTATTTAACGACCCGGCACGGAGATAAGCCGCGAAAAATATCCACTGGCAAGGGAGCCGCCTTCGCTCCGGCCTGGGATACTTCCATGCAGTGGTAA
- a CDS encoding TonB family protein has product MRQGLGFFLSLLFHAGIFVFALYGVNYTAPRVSLDRPVYNVDLISLAPPPSGPPVKVEAKSEAPVETSAVPVVEAKPEPAAEAKPVPVVEAKPEPEPKVKDISPKKVEKKTVVKKKEEPKPQPKPKPKPKPKPKPKPKPQKTAQQLLAEGMAAAKAQAKREEAAQKKNLAAELAALKKREGSDVYAHGGQPGGQEGGREGGFTGGSGSGLSEVYALIVGSAIKKNWRYPAFAGETNLTATIEMTLAEDGKILSSKVLESSNNPEFDSSALRAIKETEYVEKPRTPRDRLIRINFNSQELSE; this is encoded by the coding sequence ATGCGGCAGGGCCTTGGCTTTTTTCTTTCTCTTTTGTTCCACGCGGGCATTTTCGTCTTCGCGCTCTATGGCGTGAATTATACTGCGCCGCGTGTGAGCCTGGACCGGCCCGTGTACAACGTGGACCTTATCTCCCTTGCTCCGCCTCCGTCCGGTCCGCCGGTCAAGGTGGAGGCCAAGTCCGAGGCTCCGGTCGAAACTTCGGCCGTGCCTGTGGTGGAGGCCAAGCCCGAACCGGCGGCCGAGGCCAAGCCTGTGCCGGTGGTTGAGGCCAAGCCCGAACCGGAGCCGAAGGTCAAGGACATCAGCCCCAAGAAGGTTGAAAAGAAAACCGTGGTCAAGAAAAAGGAAGAGCCCAAGCCTCAACCTAAGCCCAAGCCTAAGCCGAAGCCTAAGCCGAAGCCTAAGCCGAAGCCCCAAAAAACCGCTCAGCAATTGTTGGCGGAAGGCATGGCGGCAGCCAAGGCGCAGGCCAAGCGCGAAGAAGCTGCCCAGAAAAAGAATCTGGCCGCCGAGTTGGCCGCGCTCAAGAAGCGCGAGGGGAGTGACGTCTATGCCCATGGCGGTCAACCGGGTGGGCAGGAGGGCGGCCGTGAAGGTGGTTTTACGGGCGGTTCCGGTTCCGGTCTGTCCGAGGTTTATGCTCTCATCGTCGGGTCCGCCATCAAGAAGAATTGGCGGTATCCCGCATTCGCCGGGGAGACCAATCTGACGGCGACCATTGAGATGACCCTTGCGGAAGACGGTAAGATTCTTTCCTCGAAGGTTCTGGAATCATCGAATAATCCTGAGTTCGACAGTTCTGCCCTTCGAGCCATCAAGGAAACCGAGTATGTCGAAAAGCCGAGAACCCCGCGCGATCGGCTTATTCGCATCAATTTCAACAGCCAGGAACTCTCAGAGTAA